Proteins from a genomic interval of Geodermatophilus obscurus DSM 43160:
- a CDS encoding cytochrome P450 encodes MTTTRPTFDDFLAWLEAGREHGQVHFDDRQQCWQVLGHPEAGIVLSDPVVFSSDLTALQPAQDDLALFQRGNLVRMDPPRHRVLRSLVNQAFTPRVVAGLEPRIAELTTELLDRAGERFDLVDALAYPLPVIVIADLLGVPTSDRGLFRRWADVLLGQEIDPDQGLVEAGEQAVSAVAPTVREMNAYFLEHIRSRRTHPGDDLTSRLIQAEVDGRRLAYEEIVGFVGLLLVAGHVTTTATLGNSIVAFSDAPDAAAEVRADPDLLPAAIEEVLRMRTPFPRLARITTADAEVGGVHIPAGQVVLPWLAAANRDARVFAEPQRFHLHRRPNPHLTFGHGVHFCLGAPLARLEARVALRLLLERYRDIEVAADEPVEHRNPWTMVAVSRLPLVVRPA; translated from the coding sequence ATGACGACCACCCGACCGACGTTCGATGACTTCCTCGCGTGGCTGGAGGCCGGGCGGGAACACGGGCAGGTCCACTTCGACGACCGGCAGCAGTGCTGGCAGGTGCTGGGCCACCCGGAGGCCGGCATCGTGCTGTCCGACCCGGTCGTCTTCTCCTCCGACCTCACGGCGCTGCAACCCGCGCAGGACGACCTCGCGCTCTTCCAGCGCGGCAACCTCGTCCGGATGGACCCGCCGCGCCACCGGGTGCTGCGGTCCCTGGTCAACCAGGCGTTCACCCCGCGGGTCGTGGCGGGCCTCGAGCCGCGGATCGCCGAGCTCACCACCGAGCTGCTCGACCGGGCGGGGGAGCGGTTCGACCTGGTCGACGCGCTGGCCTATCCGCTGCCGGTGATCGTGATCGCCGACCTGCTGGGCGTCCCGACGTCCGACCGGGGGCTGTTCCGCCGGTGGGCCGACGTGCTGCTCGGCCAGGAGATCGACCCCGACCAGGGGCTGGTGGAAGCCGGCGAGCAGGCGGTGAGCGCCGTGGCGCCGACCGTCCGGGAGATGAACGCCTACTTCCTGGAGCACATCAGGTCCCGGCGGACGCACCCGGGCGACGACCTGACCAGCCGGCTCATCCAGGCCGAGGTGGACGGCCGGCGGCTGGCGTACGAGGAGATCGTCGGCTTCGTCGGGCTGCTGCTGGTCGCCGGGCACGTCACCACGACCGCGACGCTGGGCAACAGCATCGTCGCCTTCTCCGACGCCCCGGACGCCGCGGCCGAGGTCCGGGCCGATCCGGACCTGCTCCCGGCAGCGATCGAGGAGGTGCTGCGGATGCGGACGCCGTTCCCGCGGCTGGCCCGGATCACCACGGCCGACGCCGAGGTCGGCGGCGTGCACATCCCGGCCGGGCAGGTGGTGCTGCCCTGGCTGGCCGCCGCCAACCGCGACGCGCGGGTGTTCGCCGAGCCGCAGCGCTTCCACCTGCACCGCCGGCCCAACCCGCACCTGACCTTCGGGCACGGCGTGCACTTCTGCCTCGGCGCGCCGCTGGCCCGGCTGGAGGCCCGGGTCGCGCTGCGGCTGCTGCTGGAGCGCTACCGGGACATCGAGGTGGCCGCCGACGAACCGGTCGAGCACCGCAATCCGTGGACGATGGTCGCCGTCTCGAGGCTGCCGCTCGTCGTCCGTCCCGCCTGA